The genomic interval CACACTGGAGGGCTCGAATGTTTTTGTTGAACTGCGTTCGAACATAGGCGGAAAACTGCAAAAACTGCCCAAAatcacttttctttttgagagGACAGACCCATATAAAGtgagagaagtcatccataaataagagataatatttgaaacCACTGTTGCTTAAAACTGGAGATGTCCAAATATCTGAGTGAACAATATCAAATGGTTCTGTAACAACAGTAGACGAAGAATAAATCGGAAGACGAGAGTGTTTCCCTAAACGACAAGCATGACATACAGACGTGATGTCAGCTTTATTAAAGCCAAAAGAATGTAGAGAGCGCTGAACTGAACTTCCCGGATGACCCAACCTACGATGCCAAAGAGAACTACCCAAGGTGAGAGCGAGAGGAGGAGATGGTTGTGTGGTGGGTGTCTTCGAATACAGTGGTCCCGGACTGTCACATCGGAGGAGAGTCTGCTTGGTCGGAAGATCCTTAATAGAGAAACCAAAGGGATCAAATTCAATAGTACAAATGTTGTCAGTAACAAAGCGACGAACTGAAATCAGGTTTTGAACAAAGGATGGACAAACAAGCACATTTTGAAGTTGAAGAGCACGGGACGGGGTAAGTAAGGTTCCGTGACCAGAGTTTGTGACAGGAGCAAGTGATCCATTACCGACAATGACAGAGGGAGTTATGCTCTTATTAAAAACAGTCGTGAGATTACCTGGTTGGGAAGTAACGTGAGCAGTGGCGCCTGTGTCCATGACCCAAAGAGTGACAACAGGATCCTGAAGCGTCATTGTGTTGAACGCATGAGCAAGAGCCGTGGGAACTAATGCAGAGGAAGACGTGTCCCCGGTGCCGTCCTGAACGAGATGAGCCTGTGGATGTGGAGCATAGGATGGGAAACCGGTGTGTGGACGAGTCGGTGGAGCGAACTGTTGTTGGTACGGGTATGGGGACGGATAGTACGGGTATGGCCACGGAGGAGCATTGTAGTTCCACTGAGAGGGAGGATAGCTGACTGGTTGAGAGCCATAGGATCCAGGCAAGAAGTGACCAGAGTTGTTGTTGTGACGTCCTCTACCACAATTTCCGCGACCACCACCGCGTCCCTTGTGTTTGTTGTGGTTGCCTCTGTTAGTGTAGTTGGTGGAGGGAGGTTGATCAGCATTATGAACGGTCGGAGAGGAGGCCGTGGCGGCTGGTGTAGCAGGGGGACGAACCTGCTTCTTAAGGCAGTCTTCCTCCGACTGCAGCATGGAGCGAGTGGTTGTAAAGCTGGGAAATGGGGATCGATGACGGATGACGTTGTGAATGCCATCGAACTTCTCGTTTAAGCCATTCAGACAATGCATAACGAGAGCACGGTCAGAAACAGGGGAGTCAACATTGGCCAACAAATTAGATAAGGTTTTCAATTTGCGGCAGTACTCCTGGACTGTTAGATCGCCAATGGTGATAGTCCGCAATTCATTCTCCAGTTGGAGAGCACGGCTTTCTTTGTTGTCACGAAACTGATTCTCCAATGCAAGCCAGAGATCACGAGCAGTGCTTTTTGACTTAAGAATTGTTTCGGTGAGGGAATCGATGATGGTGGCGTAGATCCACATCTTCACAAGACCATCACGTTCTTTCCAGACCTTCTCTGTGTCTGGTGTAGCGGCGGTTGTGCCGTCGAGGTGTTCGAGCACGCCAAAG from Camelina sativa cultivar DH55 unplaced genomic scaffold, Cs unpScaffold00567, whole genome shotgun sequence carries:
- the LOC104773550 gene encoding uncharacterized protein LOC104773550; its protein translation is MAPTTPTSTSSDKPFGISQIRAYIPIILDLEKMNYDVWRELFETHCLTFGVLEHLDGTTAATPDTEKVWKERDGLVKMWIYATIIDSLTETILKSKSTARDLWLALENQFRDNKESRALQLENELRTITIGDLTVQEYCRKLKTLSNLLANVDSPVSDRALVMHCLNGLNEKFDGIHNVIRHRSPFPSFTTTRSMLQSEEDCLKKQVRPPATPAATASSPTVHNADQPPSTNYTNRGNHNKHKGRGGGRGNCGRGRHNNNSGHFLPGSYGSQPVSYPPSQWNYNAPPWPYPYYPSPYPYQQQFAPPTRPHTGFPSYAPHPQAHLVQDGTGDTSSSALVPTALAHAFNTMTLQDPVVTLWVMDTGATAHVTSQPGNLTTVFNKSITPSVIVGNGSLAPVTNSGHGTLLTPSRALQLQNVLVCPSFVQNLISVRRFVTDNICTIEFDPFGFSIKDLPTKQTLLRCDSPGPLYSKTPTTQPSPPLALTLGSSLWHRRLGHPGSSVQRSLHSFGFNKADITSVCHACRLGKHSRLPIYSSSTVVTEPFDIVHSDIWTSPVLSNSGFKYYLLFMDDFSHFIWNGRAESMLRTINNLLRTFLIQAHMPYTFWVEALLASAHTLNLLPSSSINNLTPFSRLFNKPQTYDHLRVFRCLCYPNVLSTAPHKLAPRSVACVFLGYPANHRGYRCLDIASRKILLSRHVVFVENVFPFSQLPPPNTPKPVPLLPPPIPPSRPVPSPSDGIPSPSALPP